Part of the Rhizobium viscosum genome is shown below.
CATGACCTTCTCTCCGTCGTGCGTGAAGCCGGCGGCGAGCTCAATTACGATTTCATTCGTTATCTTCTCACCCGCTACGAACCGCAGGATGCGCCGCAGACGAAGGTCGCGGCCCTCTTGCGCAATCTGTTCGACGATCACGTCATGATCAACGCGATGGTGAAATCGGCAGCGGTCTCCGATGCCGGCCTCACCAAGCAGACGCTCTACGAAATTGGCCGGGAGAACCTGACGCGCTCGACCTATGACCGCGCGATGGAAGCTCTCGATGCCGTCAACGGAGAGGTCGAGACGCTGATCAGGCAGGCATGGGGGCGCACATGACGTTCTCCCTGATCGATACCGATTTATCAGCTTTCGGCCCGACGACCGACCTGTTGGGAGCTCCCAACACGGGTTGGCGCAATGTGAGCCCCTGGCAAAAATCCCTCCATCTATCGGCGGCCCACAAGCGTGTTGGGAGCTCCCAACTGCGCTCTTCCGGCTTACCCGCATCTGACTGGAAAGGAGAGAATTGATGAGCCGACGCGATACCGTCAATTCGATCTTCATGCGCAAGGCCGACACGCCGGCGCCTTCCGCAGGTGTCGAGAAGAATCCGGATCGCGTGCGCACCGGTGCCGTTTCGGCCATGGGTGCGTCGCTGCAGGAAATGACGGAAGCGGCGCGAGCCGCCGGCCGGCTGCAGGCGCAGATTTCCTCCGGCTTCTCCATTCTGGAAATCGATCCCTCGGATATTTCCAATTCCTCGATCAGCGATCGTATCCCGATCGAGCGCGATGCGGATTTCGATACGCTGGTGACAAGCATTTCCGAACACGGCCAGAAGGTGCCGATCCTGGTACGTCCCGATCCAGAAAAGGAAGGACACTACCAGATCGCTTATGGCCGTCGCCGCCTGCGTGCTGCTGCAAAGCTTGGGCTCAAGGTCAAGGCGATCGTCCAGAGCTTGAGCGACAACGAATTGGTGATTGCCCAGGGCAAAGAGAATCTCGACCGGCAGGATCTCTCCTTCATCGAGAAGGCGCTGTTTGCTCATCGTCTGGAGGAGGCCGGTTACCCGCGAGACGTCATTATAGCAGCACTCTCGACCGACAAGGCCGATCTCAGCCGTTACATCTCGGTCGCCCGTGGCGTGCCGCAGACGGTGATCCTGGCAATTGGTCCGGCCCCGAAGGCGGGCCGCGCCCGATGGCTGGCTCTTGTCGATGCGATCTCTTCTTCACCAAAAAAGGTCGAAGCGATCCTTGAGGACGATGCCTTTGCCGATCTCGACAGCGATCAGCGGCTGCAGCGTGTATTGTCAAAGATGGCGGCGCGCGATGCAAAGAAGGTGGCGGGCGATATCTGGAAAACACGGCAAGGACAGAAGGCGGCGCAAATCGAGCGCTCCGGCAACAAAACGCGCATCACCTTCGATGAGCGCATGGTGCCTGAATTTGCCGATTATCTCACGACCCGGCTGGATGAGCTCTTCGAGGAGTTCGGCGCCGTCAGGTCACAACGATAACTGTTGGCAGGCTAAGCCGCTGACAAGGATTTGACTGTTAGGAAAAGGAGCCAATAGGCAAAGAAAAAGGCCCCCGAACAAAACATCCGGAAGCCCTCTTCTCTCGTTTAGCACCTAGAGAATCGCACTTCCCGGAATCACTGTCAAGGTTTTTGAACGCCGTTTTGGCGGGCGCTGATGATTTGCCTTTGTATAAGGTGAACCACGATGAATACGGGATTTGTGACGACGCCTTTCGGGCGGCGGCCGATGTCGCTTGCCTTGATGAAAGGTCAGCTTCAGGCCGAATCAGTTAAACCAGATAAGACCGTCGACAAGTGGAAAGTGTTCCGCGACGTCTGCGAAGCACGCCCGCTGCTCGATATTTCCGACCGCACACTGGCTGTGTTGAACGCCCTTCTTTCCTTCTATCCCGAGAACCATCTCTCAGGTGAGGCGAGCATGGTCGTCTTTCCATCCAACCGGCAGCTGGTGGTACGGGCGCACGGCATTGCTGTCACCACGTTGCGCCGGCATCTGGCTGCTCTTGTCGAGGCCGGCCTGATCATCCGCAAGGACAGTGCTAACGGAAAACGTTTTGCCCGCCGTAAGACGTCAGGTGAACTGGAAGATGCCTATGGCTTCAGCCTGGCGCCGTTACTTGCCCGCAGCGAGGAACTGGCTGCCATGGCTCAGAGGATCGAAGCCGACCGGATAGCACTCCGGCGTGCGCGCGAGCGACTGACGATCTGCCGTCGCGATGTCCGCAAGTTGGTCGATGCCGCAATCGAGGACGGCGTTCCCGGCAATTGGGACGACATCGACGCAGCCTATGCGCATCACCTCGCTTGCCTGTCCCGCAATCCCGAAGCTTCCGACCTCGACGGCGTGCGCCTGAAGCTCGAAGAACTACGCACCGCCATCGTCAATCTGTTGACGAGCTTCGATAATTTCAAAAAAACGAGCGCCAGTGTGGTCCAAAATGAACCGCACATACAGAATTCAGACATAGACTCTCTTGAATTAGAATCTGAACCGAAGGTGCAAGTGGAAACGCGACCGATTACATCGGCAACGGTTCAGTCGAACGGATCCCAGAAGATATTCTCCCTTGCCCTCATCCTGCAAGCCTGCCCCCAAATCAGCGATTATGCTCAGGGAGGATCGATCAGGGGCTGGCGAGATCTCGTGACCGCTGCTGTCACTGTACGGTCCATGCTGGGGATCACCCCAGAGACCTATCAGGCGGCTTGCGAAAACCTTGGCCCGGAAAATGCCGCTGTCGTCATCGCCTGCATGCTGGAGAGGGCAAACCATATCAACTCACCGGGTGGCTATCTGCGTGACCTGACCCGTAGGGGAGCCCGAGGAGAGTTCTCGCTTGGTCCGATGCTGATGGCGCTGGTACGGCAGAACAGTCCGGTCGCGCGGAGGGCTTGAACGCTTTCGAGTAACGGGACGATAGCTGGTCGCGGTGACCGTTCATGGAGATGGCTGCTAAAAGACTGCAAGACGGTAGTTTTGATGCGGTCATCGGAACAATTCGAAGACATCTCGCTTTTCAGGCGAAGAACAGGTGTCGGAAATGAAGGTATATTTAACTTCCGTAACTGAAAGATTGGCAAGTTACTTCAATGGCTTGAGTGCGACATCGTTTCGAAAGGCGGTGGCGGAATTGCCGCAAATGCTTGAGAAACAACGCATAAAGAGCCCGAGGCCGGAAAGGGTCGTTGACGTGAATTGGCCGGAGACGATAGGGCAAGTCAGGCCATTGAAGGCCAGACGAGTATAAGAAGAGCGAGGACGGGCTTGAAGCGGGCAGTGGATCTTTTCCTGGCTCTGGTGGCATCATTGATCCTGATCATTCCGATCGGGGTCGTGGCGCTCTGCGTGCGCCTGACCTCTCCGGGGCCTGCGCTTTACTGGTCGAACCGGGTGGGGCGCCGCAACGAGATCTTCCGGATGCCGAAATTCCGCAGCATGCGGATCGACACGCCGACAGTCGCCACGCATCTGCTCGATGATCCCTCCCGCTACCTGACGCCGATCGGCGGATTCCTGCGCAAGTCGAGCCTCGATGAACTGCCGCAGCTCTGGTGTATCCTGAAGGGCGAGATGAGCTTCGTCGGCCCGCGGCCGGCGCTTTATAACCAGGACGACTTGATCGCGCTGCGCACGGCCGAAGGTGTCGACGCCTTGCTGCCGGGGCTGACGGGCTGGGCACAGGTCAACGGGCGCGACGAACTGCCGATTTCTGAAAAGGTGACGTTCGACGTTGATTATCTGCAGCGTCGCTCCTTCTTCATGGATATGCGCATCTTGGTAATGACTGTCGGCAAAGTATTGGGCAGCAAGGGCATAACACATTGAGGTTACGACCTAAGGTTATGAACAGATTGCGTGCGCGACTACCGATTATTTTGGTTGCACATGAGATCGAAAAGGACAAGAAGAAGTCAGGCTGGAATGATGGGTGGGCAGTATAAACATGCATGATGATCCCTCAAATGACGGATCAAAGACCAGCCGGTCCTGGATGTCGATGCAGGCACTGGTCGGCCCGCTATTGGCGATGCCGCGTCCGGCCAAGCGCATTCTTGCACTTATCGTCGATTCCAGCCTCTGTGTTCTGACCATC
Proteins encoded:
- the repB gene encoding plasmid partitioning protein RepB, producing MSRRDTVNSIFMRKADTPAPSAGVEKNPDRVRTGAVSAMGASLQEMTEAARAAGRLQAQISSGFSILEIDPSDISNSSISDRIPIERDADFDTLVTSISEHGQKVPILVRPDPEKEGHYQIAYGRRRLRAAAKLGLKVKAIVQSLSDNELVIAQGKENLDRQDLSFIEKALFAHRLEEAGYPRDVIIAALSTDKADLSRYISVARGVPQTVILAIGPAPKAGRARWLALVDAISSSPKKVEAILEDDAFADLDSDQRLQRVLSKMAARDAKKVAGDIWKTRQGQKAAQIERSGNKTRITFDERMVPEFADYLTTRLDELFEEFGAVRSQR
- the repC gene encoding plasmid replication protein RepC → MNTGFVTTPFGRRPMSLALMKGQLQAESVKPDKTVDKWKVFRDVCEARPLLDISDRTLAVLNALLSFYPENHLSGEASMVVFPSNRQLVVRAHGIAVTTLRRHLAALVEAGLIIRKDSANGKRFARRKTSGELEDAYGFSLAPLLARSEELAAMAQRIEADRIALRRARERLTICRRDVRKLVDAAIEDGVPGNWDDIDAAYAHHLACLSRNPEASDLDGVRLKLEELRTAIVNLLTSFDNFKKTSASVVQNEPHIQNSDIDSLELESEPKVQVETRPITSATVQSNGSQKIFSLALILQACPQISDYAQGGSIRGWRDLVTAAVTVRSMLGITPETYQAACENLGPENAAVVIACMLERANHINSPGGYLRDLTRRGARGEFSLGPMLMALVRQNSPVARRA
- a CDS encoding sugar transferase: MDLFLALVASLILIIPIGVVALCVRLTSPGPALYWSNRVGRRNEIFRMPKFRSMRIDTPTVATHLLDDPSRYLTPIGGFLRKSSLDELPQLWCILKGEMSFVGPRPALYNQDDLIALRTAEGVDALLPGLTGWAQVNGRDELPISEKVTFDVDYLQRRSFFMDMRILVMTVGKVLGSKGITH